In a genomic window of Azospirillum baldaniorum:
- the argE gene encoding acetylornithine deacetylase — MTAMGATLDILERLVAFPTVSRDSNLDLILWAKERLEAAGATTRLVPSEDGRKANLFASVGPADRPGVLLSGHTDVVPVDGQAWTSDPFRLTRRAGNLYGRGTADMKGFVAAAMALAQRASGRTLSQPLHLALSYDEEVGCLGVRRLIDMMAALPVRPRFCIVGEPTLMQVVTAHKGKTALRIDCRGVECHSSLAPQGMNAIHMACDMLTGLRRLQERVQTEGSRDADYDVPWTTIHAGVIQGGSALNIVPNHCRLDMEIRHLPQDPVEPLLDAVRAEAAAIETRARSAFPAAAVEIAELSSYPSLDTDGDSEVVSFVKALTGGNSLGKISFGTEGGLFQQRLSLPTVVCGPGSIGEAHKPDEFIAEEQLAACDRMLDLLLTRLA; from the coding sequence ATGACCGCCATGGGTGCGACGCTGGACATTCTGGAGCGGCTGGTGGCCTTTCCCACGGTCAGCCGCGACAGCAACCTCGACCTCATTCTCTGGGCGAAGGAGCGGCTTGAGGCGGCCGGCGCCACCACGCGGCTGGTGCCGAGCGAGGACGGGCGCAAGGCCAATCTCTTCGCCAGCGTCGGCCCGGCCGACCGTCCGGGTGTCCTGCTGTCCGGCCACACCGATGTGGTTCCGGTGGACGGGCAGGCCTGGACCAGCGACCCCTTCCGCCTGACCCGCCGGGCCGGGAATCTCTATGGGCGGGGAACCGCCGACATGAAGGGCTTCGTCGCCGCCGCGATGGCCCTGGCCCAGCGGGCCTCCGGGCGGACGCTCAGCCAGCCCCTTCATCTTGCGCTGTCCTACGACGAGGAAGTCGGCTGCCTGGGCGTGCGCCGCCTGATCGACATGATGGCCGCCCTGCCGGTCCGCCCGCGCTTCTGCATCGTCGGTGAACCCACCCTGATGCAGGTGGTCACGGCCCACAAGGGCAAGACGGCGCTGCGCATCGACTGCCGCGGGGTCGAATGCCATTCCAGCTTGGCGCCGCAAGGGATGAACGCCATTCATATGGCCTGCGACATGCTTACGGGACTGCGCCGGCTGCAGGAGCGGGTGCAGACCGAAGGCTCGCGCGACGCCGATTACGACGTGCCGTGGACCACCATCCACGCCGGTGTCATCCAGGGCGGCAGCGCGCTGAACATCGTGCCCAACCATTGCCGCCTCGATATGGAAATCCGCCACCTGCCGCAGGACCCGGTGGAGCCTCTGCTCGACGCGGTGCGGGCGGAGGCGGCGGCCATCGAAACGCGCGCGCGAAGCGCCTTTCCCGCCGCCGCCGTCGAGATCGCCGAATTGTCCAGCTATCCGTCGCTCGACACCGACGGGGACTCGGAGGTGGTGTCCTTTGTCAAGGCGCTCACCGGAGGAAACAGCCTGGGCAAGATTTCCTTCGGCACCGAAGGCGGCCTGTTCCAGCAGCGCTTGTCGCTTCCCACCGTCGTCTGCGGCCCCGGCAGCATCGGCGAGGCCCACAAGCCGGACGAGTTCATCGCGGAGGAGCAGCTGGCGGCTTGCGACCGCATGCTGGATCTTCTGCTGACCCGCCTGGCCTGA
- a CDS encoding agmatinase, whose protein sequence is MSSTLTNPPRRELQSFLDFPICTDLDQLDGHIGILGIPYGDPYSIDEVTNDQTNAPTWVRRYTERALRQLERWDFDIGGPLLGGKDIKVVDCGDVKANPRDLDLHYRNAEAVVRAMLAKGMLPIIIGGDHGIPIPVLRAYDDQGPITLVHIDAHLDWRDHVNGARGGYSSPIRRAAEMDHVGQIFQIGLRSAGSARPEEVEAAQAYGAVLIPDVELQDVGMKAVLDRIPDGGRYYLTIDADGMDPTIMPAVNGPAPGGVTYPQIRTLIHGLVKKGRVVGMDIVEITPKKDVNGITAITAGRIICNLIGKTIQAGYFDAK, encoded by the coding sequence ATGAGCAGCACCCTGACCAACCCGCCGCGCCGCGAACTGCAGAGCTTCCTCGACTTCCCCATCTGCACGGATCTCGACCAGCTCGACGGCCACATCGGCATCCTCGGCATCCCCTACGGCGATCCCTACTCGATCGACGAGGTGACCAACGACCAGACCAACGCCCCGACCTGGGTCCGCCGCTACACCGAGCGGGCGCTGCGCCAGCTGGAGCGCTGGGACTTCGACATCGGCGGTCCGCTGCTCGGCGGGAAGGACATCAAGGTCGTGGACTGCGGCGACGTGAAGGCGAACCCGCGCGACCTCGACCTGCATTACCGCAACGCCGAGGCGGTGGTGCGGGCGATGCTCGCCAAGGGCATGCTCCCCATCATCATCGGCGGTGACCACGGCATCCCGATCCCGGTGCTGCGCGCCTACGACGACCAGGGCCCGATCACGCTCGTGCACATCGACGCGCACCTCGACTGGCGCGACCATGTGAACGGCGCCCGCGGCGGCTATTCCAGCCCGATCCGCCGCGCCGCGGAGATGGACCATGTCGGCCAGATCTTCCAGATCGGCCTGCGCTCCGCCGGCAGCGCCCGGCCGGAGGAGGTCGAAGCGGCCCAGGCCTACGGCGCCGTGCTGATCCCCGACGTGGAGTTGCAGGACGTCGGCATGAAGGCGGTGCTCGACCGCATTCCCGACGGCGGGCGCTACTACCTGACCATCGACGCCGACGGCATGGACCCGACCATCATGCCGGCCGTCAACGGCCCGGCGCCGGGCGGCGTGACCTATCCCCAGATCCGCACGCTGATCCACGGTCTGGTGAAGAAGGGCCGCGTGGTCGGCATGGACATCGTGGAGATCACGCCCAAGAAGGACGTGAACGGCATCACCGCCATCACCGCCGGCCGCATCATCTGCAACCTGATCGGCAAGACCATCCAGGCCGGCTACTTCGACGCCAAGTGA
- a CDS encoding RidA family protein: MTTHTRIRKFNTKKTYPEQALDNDLCQTVVARGAMVFVRGQIGQNLDTSESVAIGDAAGQTEQAMSNIKMLLDEAGAKMEHICKITVYITDPRYREPVYRTIGKWLKGVHPVSTGIVVSALARPEWVVEVDAIAVIPDAP, translated from the coding sequence ATGACCACCCACACCCGCATCCGCAAGTTCAACACCAAGAAGACCTATCCCGAGCAGGCGCTGGACAACGACCTCTGCCAGACGGTCGTGGCCCGCGGTGCGATGGTCTTCGTGCGCGGCCAGATCGGCCAGAACCTCGACACCAGCGAGAGCGTGGCCATCGGCGACGCCGCCGGCCAGACCGAGCAGGCCATGAGCAACATCAAGATGCTGCTGGACGAGGCCGGCGCGAAGATGGAGCACATCTGCAAGATCACCGTCTACATCACCGACCCGCGCTACCGCGAGCCGGTCTACCGCACCATCGGCAAGTGGCTGAAGGGCGTCCATCCCGTCTCCACCGGCATCGTCGTCAGCGCCCTGGCGCGGCCGGAGTGGGTGGTCGAGGTCGACGCCATCGCCGTGATCCCCGACGCCCCCTGA
- a CDS encoding ABC transporter ATP-binding protein, with translation MTALVPLSAASPDPTPASATAVSALLEVRNLTINYASPRGTLRAASDVSFAIRPGEVMGLVGESGSGKSTVAMAILDLLGEAGRIDGGEILFEGTDLRRLSAAHRRSLRGDRIAAVFQDPFTSLNPALTVGRQIAEPLVQHKGFTPRQAAPRVEELLAEVGIREPRRIAQSYPHQLSGGMQQRVLIATALGCDPKLLILDEPTTALDVTVEARIIELLAGLCESHHLSALFVSHNLGIVNRICNSVCVLYGSEVVETGRTRDVLARPVHPYTKGLVAALPRITTDRRHRLSSIPGTVSKLSGASESCVFAPRCPFAEETCRRLPQALRGDAAGNSVRCWKAEALAGTPWPEESTASRPQAAPPARTAPLVQVDALRKVFGERRSILPWLRRDGTVAVDDVSFTIQRGEVLGVVGESGSGKSTIGRSLLALIEPTAGTVLFDGADFVKQAKEGNRDLRRRAQLVFQNSAASLNPRKTVGAAMERPLVLAGRQGEAERREMIAALLTRVGLPAAYADRYPHELSGGERQRVNIARALATDPEFVVCDEAVSALDVSVQANILNLLADLRDELGLSYLFITHDIAVVSHIADRVLVVYGGTICEEGPIGRVLRPPYHPYTEALLSAVPRLSGAEDGPEPERILLEDSTAPPGGGGCAFRGRCPRKLGAICDERAPPVQTATDGHRIACHIPLAELAERASVFPELAALH, from the coding sequence ATGACCGCTCTCGTGCCCCTTTCCGCCGCGTCTCCCGATCCGACCCCGGCCTCCGCGACCGCCGTTTCCGCCCTGCTGGAGGTGCGCAACCTCACCATCAACTACGCCAGCCCGCGCGGCACGCTGCGCGCCGCCAGCGACGTCAGCTTCGCGATCCGGCCAGGCGAGGTCATGGGGCTGGTGGGCGAGTCCGGCTCGGGCAAGAGCACCGTCGCCATGGCCATCCTCGACCTGCTGGGCGAGGCCGGGCGCATCGACGGCGGCGAGATCCTGTTCGAGGGGACCGACCTGCGCCGCCTGTCCGCCGCGCACCGCCGGAGCTTGCGCGGCGACCGCATCGCCGCGGTCTTCCAGGACCCCTTCACCTCGCTGAACCCGGCGCTGACCGTCGGGCGGCAGATCGCCGAGCCGCTGGTCCAGCACAAGGGCTTCACTCCCCGGCAGGCAGCACCGCGGGTGGAGGAGCTGCTGGCCGAGGTCGGCATCCGCGAGCCGCGGCGCATCGCGCAGTCCTACCCACACCAGCTGTCGGGCGGCATGCAGCAGCGCGTGCTGATCGCCACCGCGCTCGGCTGCGACCCCAAGCTGCTGATCCTCGACGAGCCGACGACGGCGCTCGACGTCACAGTCGAGGCGCGGATCATCGAGCTGCTCGCCGGCCTGTGCGAGAGCCACCATCTGAGCGCCCTGTTCGTCTCGCACAACCTCGGCATCGTCAACCGCATCTGCAATTCGGTCTGCGTCCTCTACGGCAGCGAGGTCGTGGAGACCGGGCGCACCCGCGACGTGCTGGCCCGGCCGGTCCATCCCTACACCAAGGGTCTGGTGGCGGCGCTGCCGCGCATCACCACCGACCGCCGGCACCGCCTGTCCTCGATCCCCGGCACGGTCAGCAAGCTGTCGGGCGCCTCCGAATCCTGCGTCTTCGCGCCCCGCTGTCCGTTCGCCGAGGAGACCTGCCGCCGCCTGCCCCAGGCGCTGCGCGGGGACGCCGCCGGCAACAGCGTGCGCTGCTGGAAGGCCGAGGCCCTGGCCGGCACCCCGTGGCCGGAAGAGTCGACCGCGTCCCGGCCGCAGGCAGCGCCGCCGGCCCGCACCGCCCCGCTGGTGCAGGTCGATGCGCTGCGTAAGGTCTTCGGCGAGCGCCGCTCGATCCTACCGTGGCTTCGCCGCGACGGCACGGTGGCGGTCGACGACGTCTCCTTCACCATCCAGCGCGGCGAGGTGCTGGGCGTGGTCGGCGAGAGCGGCAGCGGCAAGAGCACGATCGGCCGCTCTCTGCTGGCGCTGATCGAGCCGACCGCCGGCACGGTGCTGTTCGACGGCGCCGACTTCGTCAAGCAGGCCAAGGAAGGCAACCGCGACCTGCGCCGCCGCGCCCAGCTGGTCTTCCAGAATTCCGCCGCCTCGCTCAACCCGCGCAAGACGGTGGGAGCGGCCATGGAGCGCCCGCTCGTCCTCGCCGGCCGCCAGGGCGAGGCGGAGCGCCGGGAGATGATCGCGGCCCTGCTGACCCGCGTCGGCCTGCCCGCCGCCTACGCCGACCGCTACCCGCACGAGCTGAGCGGCGGCGAGCGCCAGCGCGTGAACATCGCCCGCGCCCTGGCCACCGATCCGGAGTTCGTCGTCTGCGACGAGGCGGTGTCGGCGCTCGACGTCTCGGTGCAGGCGAACATCCTCAACCTGCTGGCCGACCTGCGGGACGAGCTGGGGCTGTCCTACCTGTTCATCACCCACGACATCGCCGTGGTGTCGCACATCGCCGACCGCGTGCTGGTCGTCTACGGCGGCACCATCTGCGAGGAGGGACCGATCGGCCGGGTCCTGCGCCCGCCCTACCACCCCTACACCGAGGCGCTGCTGTCGGCGGTGCCGCGGCTGAGCGGGGCGGAGGACGGGCCGGAGCCCGAGCGCATCCTGCTGGAGGACTCCACGGCACCGCCCGGCGGCGGGGGCTGCGCCTTCCGCGGCCGCTGCCCGCGCAAGCTCGGCGCCATCTGCGACGAGCGCGCGCCGCCGGTGCAGACGGCAACCGACGGCCACCGCATCGCCTGCCACATCCCGCTGGCCGAGCTGGCGGAACGGGCGTCGGTCTTCCCCGAACTGGCGGCCCTGCACTGA
- a CDS encoding ABC transporter permease, whose amino-acid sequence MTAASQTPAAPPRSAPKRWPTSLVLGLALLAPLLVVAVAGPWLAPYPYDEMNIMSRLQPPGPDFWFGTDEYGRDVFSRTLVGTTNSLVMGVAATAISLLVGVPLGLVAGYGRGRTDEIIMRCMDVLMSFPPILLGILVLAVTPPALWKAVVAIGIVYVPQVVRLTRAITLELMQEEFITAARLRGESTAYILFHEILPNIWPPLAVESSLRVVFAILLGAALSFIGMGAQPPSSDWGLMISEARPFVEQAPWIALCPGLAMGITVIGINLLGDGLRAVLDPRNTGGH is encoded by the coding sequence ATGACCGCCGCGAGCCAAACCCCTGCCGCCCCGCCCCGCTCCGCTCCGAAGCGCTGGCCCACCTCGCTCGTCCTCGGGCTCGCGCTGCTGGCGCCGCTGCTGGTGGTCGCCGTGGCCGGCCCCTGGCTGGCCCCCTACCCCTACGACGAGATGAACATCATGAGCCGGCTCCAGCCGCCGGGGCCGGACTTCTGGTTCGGCACCGACGAATACGGCCGCGACGTGTTCAGCCGCACCCTCGTCGGCACGACCAACTCGCTGGTCATGGGCGTCGCGGCCACCGCCATCAGCCTGCTCGTCGGCGTGCCGCTGGGGCTGGTCGCCGGCTACGGCCGCGGCCGGACCGACGAGATCATCATGCGCTGCATGGACGTGCTGATGTCCTTCCCGCCCATCCTGCTGGGCATCCTCGTCCTGGCCGTCACGCCGCCGGCCCTGTGGAAGGCGGTCGTCGCCATCGGCATCGTCTATGTGCCGCAGGTGGTCCGCCTGACCCGCGCCATCACCCTGGAGCTGATGCAGGAGGAGTTCATCACCGCCGCCCGGCTGCGCGGCGAGAGCACCGCCTACATCCTGTTCCACGAGATCCTGCCGAACATCTGGCCGCCGCTGGCGGTCGAGTCCAGCCTGCGCGTCGTCTTCGCCATCCTGCTGGGCGCCGCCCTCAGCTTCATCGGCATGGGCGCCCAGCCGCCCTCCTCCGACTGGGGCCTGATGATCAGCGAGGCCCGGCCCTTCGTCGAGCAAGCGCCGTGGATCGCGCTGTGCCCCGGCCTCGCCATGGGCATCACCGTGATCGGCATCAACCTGCTGGGCGATGGACTGCGCGCCGTGCTGGACCCCCGCAACACGGGAGGACACTGA
- a CDS encoding ABC transporter permease, whose product MLLYTLTRLAYLAMVLVVMSILVFLVTQAMPGDVASMIAGQFASKEVIDAITVKLGLDQPLIVQYGRWAAGILQGDLGRSLVLEQPVAPILMEALSRSLVLAVVALAVVTVIGIGAGVLAAVRRGRMADQMVSGVSYLGIAVPDFFWAIVLVLIFGSYLKWLPTGGYAPLADGFVPWASHLVLPVVTLVLMLIARIARLTRSSMIDVLQTNYVKYARAKGLPEKVVIVRHALRNALLPTITVLAIDFGLILGGVVVIETVFSFPGMGRLLLFAIQRHDLPLIQATILIISTAYCLANLAADLLYAFVNPKIRHGMGNA is encoded by the coding sequence ATGCTCCTCTACACACTCACCCGGCTGGCCTATCTGGCGATGGTGCTGGTCGTCATGTCGATCCTCGTCTTCCTGGTGACGCAGGCCATGCCGGGCGACGTCGCGTCGATGATCGCCGGGCAGTTCGCCTCGAAGGAGGTGATCGACGCCATCACGGTCAAGCTCGGTCTCGACCAGCCCCTGATCGTGCAGTACGGCCGCTGGGCCGCCGGCATCCTGCAGGGCGATCTCGGCCGCTCGCTGGTCCTGGAGCAGCCGGTGGCACCCATCCTGATGGAGGCGCTGAGCCGGTCCCTGGTCCTGGCGGTGGTGGCCCTGGCGGTGGTGACGGTGATCGGCATCGGCGCCGGCGTCCTGGCCGCGGTGCGCCGCGGGCGCATGGCCGACCAGATGGTCTCGGGCGTGTCCTATCTCGGCATCGCCGTTCCCGACTTCTTCTGGGCCATCGTCCTGGTTCTGATCTTCGGCAGCTACCTGAAATGGTTGCCGACCGGCGGCTACGCGCCGCTCGCCGACGGCTTCGTGCCCTGGGCGTCGCATCTGGTCCTGCCGGTCGTCACGCTGGTGCTGATGCTGATCGCCCGCATCGCGCGGCTGACCCGCTCCAGCATGATCGACGTCCTGCAGACCAACTACGTGAAATACGCCCGCGCCAAGGGCCTGCCGGAGAAGGTGGTGATCGTCCGCCACGCCCTGCGCAACGCGCTGCTGCCGACCATCACCGTGCTGGCCATCGATTTCGGCCTGATCCTCGGCGGCGTCGTGGTCATCGAGACGGTCTTCTCCTTCCCCGGCATGGGCCGGCTGCTGCTGTTCGCCATCCAGCGCCACGACCTGCCGCTGATCCAGGCGACCATCCTGATCATCTCGACGGCCTACTGCCTGGCGAACCTGGCGGCCGACCTCCTCTACGCGTTCGTCAACCCGAAGATCCGCCATGGCATGGGGAACGCCTGA
- a CDS encoding ABC transporter substrate-binding protein: MVKRLVARAVLSAFLLSGTALSAQAAGTLKVAVDSNLNTLDPAKMKGGQEYVAAYLLFNGLTAIAADMTLKPDLAERWEHSADLKTWTFFLKKGVKFHSGREMDAEDVLATITRIQDKATGSTARVNFEIVESMKAVDSHTVEFTLKSPYSGFAELFGERQARIVPRDGLDTLASNPVGTGPFQFVSFAPGDRMVVKRNPTYFEAGLPKLDEVVIRILPETASQVAALTTGELDLAWNLPPEAVDKVKATSNLKAEAVPTSTWDGVIMNGTTKPFDDVRVRRAVATALDKQAITQIALFGYGTPTHSPIPPSHPYFNKDLAIAKGDPAAAKKMLAEAGYPNGFEVTLYTPAGRATRERLGLAVRELLKPAGITVNVQRVPFDVFLKDIEGKAGFYIDGFFSRPTIDTSVYPWYHSRGSWNAALWNYSNPAMDKLLDGARQASSEEEAKKLYGEVQALAVQDAPGVIPYVINHVNGVSARVQGFTSHPMMFLDLRNVSVGQ, translated from the coding sequence ATGGTGAAACGGTTGGTGGCACGGGCTGTGCTCTCGGCTTTCCTCCTCTCCGGCACGGCGCTGTCCGCGCAGGCCGCCGGCACGCTCAAGGTGGCGGTGGATTCGAACCTGAACACCCTCGACCCCGCCAAGATGAAGGGCGGCCAGGAGTATGTGGCCGCCTACCTCCTCTTCAACGGCCTGACGGCGATCGCCGCCGACATGACGCTGAAGCCGGACCTCGCCGAGCGCTGGGAGCACAGCGCCGACCTCAAGACCTGGACCTTCTTCCTGAAGAAGGGCGTGAAGTTCCACAGCGGCCGCGAGATGGACGCCGAGGACGTGCTCGCCACCATCACCCGCATCCAGGACAAGGCGACCGGCTCCACCGCCCGCGTGAATTTCGAGATCGTGGAGTCGATGAAGGCTGTGGATTCCCACACGGTGGAATTCACGCTGAAGTCCCCCTACTCCGGCTTCGCCGAGCTGTTCGGCGAGCGTCAGGCCCGCATCGTGCCGCGCGACGGCCTCGACACGCTGGCTTCCAACCCCGTCGGCACCGGCCCCTTCCAGTTCGTCTCCTTCGCGCCCGGCGACCGCATGGTGGTGAAGCGCAACCCGACCTATTTCGAGGCCGGCCTGCCGAAGCTGGACGAGGTGGTGATCCGCATCCTGCCCGAGACGGCCAGCCAAGTGGCGGCGCTGACCACGGGTGAGCTGGACCTCGCCTGGAACCTGCCGCCGGAGGCGGTGGACAAGGTCAAGGCGACGTCCAACCTGAAGGCCGAAGCCGTGCCGACCTCCACCTGGGACGGCGTCATCATGAACGGCACGACCAAGCCGTTCGACGACGTGCGCGTGCGCCGCGCCGTGGCGACGGCGCTGGACAAGCAGGCGATCACCCAGATCGCCCTGTTCGGCTACGGCACGCCGACCCATTCGCCGATCCCGCCGAGCCATCCCTACTTCAACAAGGACTTGGCCATCGCCAAGGGCGACCCGGCCGCCGCGAAGAAGATGCTGGCCGAGGCCGGCTATCCCAACGGCTTCGAGGTCACGCTCTACACCCCGGCCGGCCGCGCCACCCGCGAGCGTCTGGGCCTCGCGGTCCGCGAGTTGCTGAAGCCGGCGGGCATCACCGTCAACGTGCAGCGCGTGCCCTTCGACGTCTTCCTGAAGGACATCGAGGGCAAGGCGGGCTTCTACATCGACGGCTTCTTCAGCCGCCCGACGATCGATACCTCGGTCTACCCCTGGTACCACTCGCGCGGGTCGTGGAACGCCGCGCTGTGGAACTACTCCAACCCGGCGATGGACAAGCTGCTCGACGGCGCCCGTCAGGCGTCCAGCGAGGAGGAGGCCAAGAAGCTCTATGGCGAGGTGCAGGCGCTGGCCGTCCAGGACGCTCCCGGCGTCATCCCCTACGTCATCAACCACGTCAACGGCGTGAGCGCGCGGGTGCAGGGCTTCACCTCCCACCCGATGATGTTCCTCGACCTGCGCAACGTTTCGGTCGGCCAGTAG